The Bradyrhizobium ottawaense genome window below encodes:
- a CDS encoding TetR/AcrR family transcriptional regulator: MPAKRSGDTVPQRRDPVATRNKLLTAARLEFARHGFAGARVDEIAMRAGVNKQLVYHYFGDKDALYLAVLEWVYEDIREQERKLNLEGLPPEKAIRKLIEASFDHLAAHPDFIVLLNDENRGGARHVRGSTRLEAMHSPLVKSVSHILNEGVRAGVFRKGIDPVQLYISIAGLSYFFFSNTPTLSAIFGKDLSSRTARRARRRHVADLVLQSLRP; encoded by the coding sequence ATGCCCGCAAAACGATCTGGCGACACCGTGCCGCAGCGCCGCGACCCCGTCGCCACCCGCAACAAGCTGCTGACCGCGGCGCGGCTGGAATTCGCCCGGCACGGCTTTGCGGGCGCCCGCGTCGACGAGATCGCAATGCGCGCCGGCGTCAACAAGCAGCTCGTCTACCATTATTTCGGCGACAAGGACGCGCTGTACCTCGCAGTGCTCGAATGGGTCTATGAGGATATCCGCGAGCAGGAGCGGAAGCTCAATCTCGAAGGCCTGCCGCCGGAGAAGGCGATCCGCAAGCTGATCGAGGCTTCGTTCGACCATCTGGCCGCACACCCTGATTTCATCGTGCTTTTGAACGACGAGAACCGCGGCGGCGCCCGCCATGTCCGCGGCTCGACACGGCTGGAAGCGATGCACTCCCCGCTGGTGAAGAGCGTCTCCCACATTCTCAACGAGGGGGTGCGCGCGGGCGTGTTCCGCAAGGGCATCGATCCCGTCCAGCTCTATATCTCCATTGCGGGCCTCAGCTATTTCTTCTTCTCCAACACGCCGACGCTGTCGGCGATCTTCGGCAAGGACCTGTCGAGCCGCACCGCACGGCGCGCCCGCCGCCGCCATGTCGCCGATCTGGTGCTGCAGTCGCTCCGGCCATAA
- a CDS encoding ABC transporter permease, whose translation MTGDSARASRSFAIILIVHLAVLVLWQVAVDAFHVPKFILPSPLATIQTLGTANYAWGANTLVTAIEILGGFALGAFVGVALAVIFSWAPLLSLVLLPLFVTLNMIPKVALGPLFIVWFSYGIIPNILIAFSICFFPILLTTARGLREVEPDLLDLVKSLRGSRWTLFRKIQLPGSLPYVFSGMKVGAILAVAGAIVGEFIASERGLGYLMIQVQSSLDTPAMVMAVVLLTLLGVALYGLVLVLERMFVVGDARQT comes from the coding sequence GTGACAGGAGACAGCGCACGCGCCTCGCGCAGCTTTGCGATCATCCTGATCGTGCACCTCGCCGTGCTCGTGCTCTGGCAGGTCGCGGTCGACGCCTTTCACGTGCCGAAATTCATCCTGCCCTCGCCGCTCGCGACGATCCAGACGCTGGGGACCGCGAACTACGCCTGGGGCGCCAACACGCTGGTGACGGCGATCGAGATCCTCGGCGGCTTCGCGCTCGGCGCCTTCGTCGGCGTCGCGCTGGCCGTGATCTTCAGCTGGGCGCCGCTGCTCAGCCTGGTGCTGCTGCCGCTGTTCGTGACGCTGAACATGATCCCGAAGGTCGCGCTCGGCCCGCTCTTCATCGTCTGGTTCTCCTACGGCATCATTCCGAACATCCTGATCGCCTTCAGCATCTGCTTCTTTCCGATCCTGCTCACCACCGCGCGAGGCCTGCGCGAGGTCGAGCCGGATTTGCTCGATCTCGTCAAATCCCTCCGCGGCTCGCGCTGGACGCTATTCCGCAAGATCCAGCTGCCGGGATCGCTGCCTTACGTGTTCTCCGGCATGAAGGTCGGCGCCATCCTGGCGGTCGCCGGCGCCATCGTCGGCGAGTTCATCGCCTCCGAGCGCGGGCTCGGCTACCTCATGATCCAGGTGCAGTCATCGCTCGACACGCCCGCGATGGTGATGGCCGTCGTGCTGCTGACGCTGCTCGGGGTCGCTCTCTACGGCCTCGTCCTGGTCCTCGAACGCATGTTCGTGGTCGGCGACGCAAGACAGACCTGA